In Mongoliitalea daihaiensis, one DNA window encodes the following:
- a CDS encoding response regulator yields the protein MKLDQAWQKIILIDDDFVYNLMNEKFLKLIGFPGEIIPFTDANEALKFIQQPSQLEEYKQTQRPSLILLDLNMPKLNGWGFLDIFQNFDTDIKIAFKVVVLTSSIDPLDMDKAASYPSVEYFEVKPLKLETIYKLINRLEPKIKDLL from the coding sequence ATGAAATTGGATCAAGCTTGGCAAAAAATCATTCTTATAGATGATGACTTTGTGTATAATTTGATGAATGAAAAGTTTTTGAAACTGATCGGTTTTCCGGGGGAAATTATTCCGTTTACGGATGCCAATGAGGCTTTGAAATTTATCCAGCAACCCTCGCAATTGGAGGAATATAAGCAAACTCAAAGGCCATCTTTAATTTTGTTAGATTTAAATATGCCCAAATTAAACGGTTGGGGCTTTTTAGATATTTTTCAAAACTTCGATACGGATATCAAAATAGCATTTAAAGTTGTAGTCTTAACAAGTTCTATTGATCCATTGGATATGGATAAGGCCGCAAGTTATCCTTCGGTAGAATATTTTGAAGTGAAGCCTCTAAAACTAGAGACTATCTACAAATTAATTAATCGTTTAGAGCCTAAGATCAAAGATTTATTATAG
- a CDS encoding DUF5916 domain-containing protein, translating into MRLLIPLFLSIWVCFNHSYAQTLAPLIAEKISDPIQIDGILDEEVWESSEWAEDFFQFFPSDTSRAAAQTKIRIVYDDKFLYVAAIMYNTGPREKYVSTSLRRDFRGEQNDGISFVFDTFNDNTNAFQFGVNPYGVQRESLIANGGAQGSDLNLAWDNKWYSAAKIHEDYWVVEAAIPFSTLRFNDGAINWNVNFYRIDSEYAERSTWTPIPRNFSIISLAFSRKLIFIEPLKKEGANISFIPYIAAGTDKNYLEGTGNPLKPAVGADAKVAVGPALNLDLTFNPDFSQVEVDEQVTNLDRFEIFFPERRQFFLENADLFADFGTQNVRPFFSRRIGVDRDERTGQNVQNQILFGARLSGKLNDDWRIGAMNMQTASDDERGIAGKNFSVAAIQKKIFSRSNIGAIFINRETVGLGQEFSLFDPSQSNRLAGLDYNLASKDNRWNGKFFYHKTFQAEQLDKTYAAHAQVSYNDLNWSFGLGFSDIAENFNPEVGFTPRRDYKRSLGAIGYQFFPVSNLINRHGPAFETEVLWNENLGVTDEFHSLQYRVQFQSLSTITLSVNNRFTYLFAPFDPTRTGGKELESGTSYRNNFFGLRYFSNPRNVLSVIGRLEVGEYFTGDIKTLAGTMNWRLGYLANISMNFSYNNIRLPEPQNSANLFLIGPRIDLTFTKDLFWTTFVQYNNQIDNLNINTRLQWRYAPVSDFFLVYTDNYFPSTFTSKQRALVMKLNYWFNM; encoded by the coding sequence ATGAGATTGTTAATTCCCCTTTTCTTGAGTATATGGGTGTGCTTTAATCACAGCTATGCCCAGACTCTTGCCCCTTTGATTGCGGAGAAAATTTCTGATCCCATACAAATAGATGGCATCTTGGATGAAGAGGTTTGGGAAAGTTCTGAGTGGGCGGAAGATTTTTTTCAGTTTTTTCCGTCAGACACCTCGCGTGCAGCTGCCCAAACTAAGATCAGGATTGTTTACGATGATAAATTCTTGTATGTAGCTGCGATCATGTACAATACGGGCCCTCGGGAAAAATATGTAAGTACTTCCCTTCGTCGGGATTTTCGAGGAGAACAAAATGATGGTATCAGCTTTGTTTTTGATACGTTCAACGATAATACCAATGCTTTTCAGTTTGGAGTCAACCCTTATGGAGTTCAGCGGGAGTCATTAATTGCCAATGGTGGAGCACAAGGCTCAGATTTGAACCTTGCTTGGGATAATAAATGGTATTCAGCAGCTAAGATCCATGAGGATTACTGGGTTGTAGAAGCTGCTATCCCATTTTCAACGCTTCGTTTCAATGATGGTGCGATCAATTGGAACGTGAATTTTTACAGAATTGATAGCGAGTATGCAGAAAGAAGTACTTGGACGCCTATACCCCGAAATTTCTCGATCATCTCATTGGCTTTTTCCAGAAAATTGATTTTTATCGAACCATTGAAAAAAGAGGGAGCGAATATTTCTTTTATACCTTATATAGCAGCAGGGACTGATAAAAATTATCTAGAAGGAACAGGGAATCCATTGAAGCCTGCCGTAGGAGCGGATGCAAAAGTTGCTGTCGGACCTGCTTTGAATTTGGATTTGACGTTCAATCCTGACTTTTCCCAAGTGGAGGTGGATGAACAGGTGACAAACTTAGATCGATTTGAGATTTTCTTTCCCGAACGGAGACAGTTTTTTTTGGAGAATGCGGATTTATTTGCGGACTTTGGAACGCAAAATGTCCGTCCTTTCTTTTCCAGAAGGATTGGGGTAGATCGGGATGAGCGAACAGGCCAAAATGTTCAAAATCAGATTCTTTTTGGAGCTCGATTGAGTGGGAAATTAAATGATGATTGGAGAATTGGTGCTATGAATATGCAGACTGCCTCCGATGATGAACGAGGTATCGCAGGTAAAAACTTCAGTGTTGCTGCCATCCAAAAAAAGATTTTTTCACGATCAAATATTGGCGCTATTTTTATTAATCGTGAGACGGTGGGGCTAGGACAGGAATTTTCACTGTTTGATCCAAGTCAATCCAATCGTTTGGCGGGACTGGATTACAACCTAGCGTCCAAAGATAATCGTTGGAATGGAAAGTTTTTTTACCATAAAACATTTCAGGCTGAGCAATTGGATAAGACCTATGCTGCACATGCTCAAGTCAGTTACAATGATTTGAATTGGAGTTTTGGATTGGGTTTTTCGGATATTGCAGAAAACTTTAATCCCGAAGTTGGTTTTACTCCCCGCAGAGATTATAAGAGAAGTTTAGGTGCAATAGGGTATCAGTTTTTCCCAGTATCCAATCTTATCAATAGGCACGGTCCAGCTTTTGAAACGGAAGTCTTATGGAATGAGAATCTCGGAGTCACTGATGAGTTTCATTCCCTCCAATATAGGGTTCAATTCCAGTCTCTTTCTACAATTACACTTTCTGTCAATAATCGATTTACCTATTTATTTGCACCTTTTGACCCCACGCGTACGGGTGGCAAAGAGTTGGAGTCTGGCACATCCTACAGGAATAATTTTTTTGGTCTGAGGTATTTCAGTAATCCTAGGAATGTACTTTCTGTAATTGGGCGATTAGAGGTAGGAGAGTATTTCACGGGAGACATCAAAACCTTAGCGGGGACCATGAATTGGCGATTGGGTTACCTAGCCAATATCTCGATGAATTTCAGTTACAATAACATCCGATTACCAGAACCCCAAAATAGCGCTAATCTATTTTTGATTGGTCCAAGGATCGACTTGACATTTACTAAGGATTTGTTTTGGACGACTTTTGTGCAATACAATAATCAAATAGACAACCTGAATATTAATACCCGCCTGCAATGGAGGTATGCCCCTGTTTCTGATTTCTTTTTGGTATACACAGACAACTATTTCCCCTCTACATTTACATCCAAGCAACGTGCATTGGTAATGAAGTTAAATTACTGGTTTAACATGTAA
- a CDS encoding alpha/beta fold hydrolase, giving the protein MINFKKTGQGPHLLLIHGFCESLDMWDHWVPTLAQYYTVYTIDLPGFGQSPLLPHTTSLESIAVAICDWMEEVDMVNPVIIGHSLGGYVTLALAELMGIHIRAIGLFHSTAFADTEEKIHSRNKTYRFIQKFGVEKFIDSFVPPLFSEENRSRKHQEIQRLISFGKLSNQASVLAFILAMRDRKNRMEIWQNFPNPKLMIAGLHDQAVHIEQSRQHKPYAFYYHELPNAGHMGMFEEEDTCLEIIQSFLKNLS; this is encoded by the coding sequence ATGATCAACTTTAAAAAAACTGGACAAGGTCCCCACTTACTTTTAATTCATGGATTTTGTGAATCTTTGGATATGTGGGATCATTGGGTGCCCACCCTAGCCCAATACTATACCGTCTATACGATAGATTTGCCCGGTTTTGGTCAAAGTCCGCTACTTCCGCATACTACTAGCCTAGAATCAATTGCCGTGGCCATCTGCGATTGGATGGAAGAGGTGGATATGGTCAATCCTGTCATTATCGGACATTCATTGGGTGGGTATGTAACGTTGGCATTGGCTGAACTGATGGGGATACACATTCGAGCAATTGGACTGTTTCACTCTACTGCATTCGCTGATACTGAAGAAAAAATCCATTCTCGAAACAAGACGTATCGGTTTATTCAGAAATTTGGGGTCGAAAAGTTTATTGACTCATTCGTTCCACCCCTTTTCTCTGAAGAAAATCGATCAAGAAAACATCAAGAAATACAAAGACTTATCAGCTTTGGAAAGTTGAGCAACCAAGCAAGTGTGCTTGCATTTATCCTCGCAATGCGGGATAGAAAAAACCGCATGGAGATATGGCAGAATTTTCCAAATCCGAAACTTATGATTGCGGGCCTACATGACCAAGCAGTGCATATTGAGCAAAGCCGTCAGCATAAACCCTATGCTTTCTACTACCATGAGCTTCCAAATGCAGGACACATGGGTATGTTTGAAGAGGAGGATACATGCTTGGAAATTATACAGAGTTTTTTAAAAAACTTATCCTAA
- the radA gene encoding DNA repair protein RadA translates to MAKVKTSYFCQNCGANSAKWLGKCPSCGEWNTYVEELVQKEEQGLGTWKAGLSKERKAAKPRLLHEVNFEEQPRVVTGDAELNRVLGGGIVPGSLILIGGEPGIGKSTLLLQIALELSKLKVLYVSGEESEQQIKMRADRMAFQSANCYVLAETNTQQIFTQVEVLKPDLLIIDSIQTLHSQLVESAAGSVSQVRECTAELMKFAKETGTPVFLIGHITKEGTIAGPKVLEHMVDTVLQFEGDRHLTYRILRTSKNRFGSTHELGIYEMRADGLRQVANPSEILLTQREEILNGVSIGAMMEGNRPLIIEIQSLVSPATYGTPQRSSTGFDSKRLNMLLAVLEKRGGMRLGQQDVFLNVAGGLKVDDPALDLAVCASLISSYEDTAIPNSLCFAGEVGLGGEIRAVHKIESRISEAEKLGFKTIMVSKYGLKGIDLSKFWITIIPIVKLDDMYKNLFLVS, encoded by the coding sequence ATGGCAAAAGTAAAGACGAGCTATTTCTGTCAAAATTGTGGGGCCAACAGTGCAAAATGGTTAGGGAAATGTCCTTCTTGTGGAGAGTGGAATACCTATGTGGAGGAGCTGGTCCAAAAAGAGGAACAAGGGTTGGGTACCTGGAAAGCAGGCTTGTCCAAGGAGAGAAAAGCAGCGAAACCTCGGTTGTTGCATGAAGTAAATTTTGAGGAGCAACCAAGAGTTGTCACAGGAGATGCCGAACTCAACAGGGTGCTGGGAGGAGGCATTGTTCCCGGTTCACTGATCTTGATAGGAGGAGAGCCTGGTATTGGTAAATCAACCTTATTGCTACAAATAGCTTTAGAGCTATCTAAGTTAAAGGTTCTGTATGTGTCCGGTGAAGAAAGTGAGCAACAAATAAAAATGCGGGCTGATCGGATGGCTTTTCAATCTGCCAATTGCTATGTATTAGCAGAAACGAATACGCAACAAATCTTTACCCAAGTGGAGGTGTTGAAGCCTGACTTGTTGATTATTGACTCCATACAGACCTTGCATAGTCAATTGGTGGAATCTGCAGCAGGATCGGTTTCTCAGGTGCGGGAATGTACTGCGGAGCTGATGAAATTTGCGAAGGAAACGGGAACCCCTGTATTTTTGATTGGTCATATTACCAAAGAAGGCACGATTGCTGGACCAAAAGTCCTAGAGCATATGGTGGATACGGTATTACAATTTGAAGGGGACCGGCATTTGACCTACCGGATATTGAGAACTTCCAAAAACAGATTTGGATCTACTCATGAGTTGGGGATATATGAAATGCGGGCAGATGGCTTACGACAAGTAGCGAATCCCTCGGAAATACTACTAACACAGCGGGAAGAAATCCTGAATGGAGTTTCTATTGGAGCTATGATGGAGGGGAATAGGCCTTTGATTATCGAAATACAATCACTTGTCAGTCCAGCTACATATGGGACACCTCAACGAAGCAGTACCGGGTTCGACTCCAAGCGCTTAAACATGCTCTTGGCTGTATTGGAAAAAAGGGGAGGTATGAGACTTGGGCAGCAGGATGTTTTTTTGAATGTGGCGGGGGGATTGAAGGTCGATGATCCGGCTTTGGACTTGGCAGTTTGTGCATCCTTAATTTCTTCCTATGAAGATACGGCAATTCCTAATAGTCTGTGTTTTGCCGGAGAAGTTGGATTAGGCGGTGAAATCAGAGCGGTTCATAAAATTGAAAGTAGGATTTCTGAGGCAGAAAAGTTGGGCTTCAAAACCATCATGGTTTCAAAATATGGATTAAAAGGGATCGATTTATCGAAGTTTTGGATAACTATTATACCGATCGTCAAATTGGATGATATGTATAAAAATCTATTCTTAGTATCGTAG
- a CDS encoding DASH family cryptochrome gives MNKNRVVVWFRNDLRVHDNASLFSAVTKYEEVIPVYCFDERQFTTTRLDLPKTGPHRARFLWESINNLKEKLRGLGSNLLVLIGKPEELVVDIAIKYEASAIFFSEEVTEEEKKVEEALEHHAWSKGIKTEAFWQSTLFHLQDLPFPVNQTPEVFTQFRKECEKFSRIQKVFATPKQINSPSFQEEESVEIDLKMLGLKEPEISPNGVLRFEGGESAALGRLQTYFWEQDLLKVYKETRNGLLGADYSSKFSPWLTLGCISPKYIYWEVLRYEKERKKNQSTYWLIFELIWRDYFRFICKKHGNKVFQLKGLKNVAEKWNRNESMFWKWAEGQTGIPFVDANMRELNQTGFMSNRGRQNVASFLVNDLGIDWRWGASYFESVLIDYDVCSNWGNWMYVAGVGNDPRENRYFNILKQAQNYDKKGDYIRHWIPELADIKGFDIHQPHTLSPSVLRSCNVSLGGNYPHPIVKMKAFSY, from the coding sequence ATGAATAAAAATAGAGTTGTAGTTTGGTTTAGAAATGATTTAAGGGTGCATGATAATGCATCCTTATTTTCCGCTGTAACCAAATATGAAGAAGTGATACCTGTGTACTGTTTTGATGAGAGACAGTTTACTACAACCCGGCTGGACCTTCCCAAGACAGGCCCACATCGAGCGAGGTTTCTTTGGGAGTCTATTAATAATTTAAAAGAAAAGTTACGGGGTCTTGGTTCAAATTTGCTGGTGCTGATAGGAAAACCAGAAGAGTTGGTGGTAGACATTGCTATAAAATATGAAGCAAGTGCTATCTTTTTTTCTGAGGAAGTAACCGAAGAAGAAAAAAAAGTAGAAGAAGCCTTAGAGCATCATGCTTGGTCAAAGGGGATTAAAACAGAAGCCTTTTGGCAAAGTACGCTCTTTCATTTGCAAGATTTGCCTTTCCCAGTCAATCAGACTCCTGAGGTGTTTACGCAATTTAGAAAAGAGTGCGAAAAGTTTTCGAGAATTCAAAAGGTGTTTGCCACACCTAAACAAATCAATAGTCCTTCTTTTCAGGAAGAGGAAAGTGTAGAGATTGATCTAAAAATGCTAGGTTTGAAGGAGCCTGAGATTTCGCCGAACGGTGTGTTGAGATTCGAAGGTGGTGAATCGGCGGCTCTTGGGCGACTTCAGACCTACTTTTGGGAACAAGACCTCCTAAAGGTTTACAAAGAAACCAGAAATGGTCTCCTAGGTGCTGATTATAGTAGCAAATTTTCGCCATGGTTGACCTTAGGGTGTATTTCTCCCAAGTATATTTATTGGGAGGTTTTACGATATGAAAAGGAACGTAAGAAAAATCAATCAACCTATTGGTTGATTTTTGAATTGATATGGAGGGATTACTTCCGGTTTATTTGTAAGAAGCATGGGAACAAGGTTTTTCAATTAAAGGGCCTGAAAAATGTAGCGGAAAAGTGGAATAGGAATGAATCCATGTTTTGGAAATGGGCTGAAGGGCAAACCGGAATCCCTTTTGTTGATGCTAACATGAGGGAACTGAATCAAACCGGGTTTATGTCCAATCGTGGCAGGCAAAATGTTGCCTCATTTTTAGTCAATGACTTAGGTATCGATTGGCGTTGGGGTGCCTCCTATTTTGAATCTGTTCTGATCGACTACGATGTTTGCAGCAATTGGGGTAATTGGATGTACGTGGCAGGGGTTGGAAATGATCCACGTGAAAATCGGTATTTTAACATCCTCAAGCAAGCCCAAAACTACGATAAAAAGGGAGACTATATTCGGCACTGGATTCCAGAACTAGCCGATATTAAAGGCTTTGATATACATCAGCCACATACACTTAGCCCTTCTGTGTTAAGAAGCTGCAATGTAAGTCTGGGTGGTAATTATCCTCATCCCATAGTCAAGATGAAAGCGTTTAGTTATTGA
- a CDS encoding alpha-L-rhamnosidase-related protein: MKTSLYISFFFLGCICLSSCQTSEKKALSSHVQDWLSQDGKTEFLSTPFFAAGDRVYLVGHQDGTFPDLGWHVEGEMGGIWNHPIKLMDGFSASITTEGATYCLNQADQFINYPIANKHLFRVAVPGISVERFQFVPDGKEGVVIEFSFQNNSEDTQSFLFNFTGHTDLQPVWLGERTGMIDNEDELIFDNKRGSWLGKDQGNDWYVLFGADHTITDHQAGIQDPCGYQPKGSGTTGMLSYNLELKKGTQQTLRFVVAGSYTSQKETERTFDDLMQHAEKYLLEKKKHYQEIASLAKISIPDKTIEEAFTWVKFNTEWLVREVPEIGRGLGAGMPDYPWWFGVDNEYTLKGAIATGRKDLVYATIELIHQLSEINGNGRIIHEVSTNGAVFNPGNINETPQFASLIWWVYRWTGDREFLATYYPTIKKGLTWLMEENDQDGNLFPDGYGMMEIHGLESEMIDVAVYTQQAFADAAAMAAELGYQADMAAYQTLADTLKEKINREFWVEDFNGFADFIGTTEEALHLIDAAIIRADTLNKPWAIEELMQTKKRISAYPKDKKQGFVIFHNWVVNTPMEMGIADPDKAIIALDKATRFVNPFGVFVTGIDRDDAAAYEDGSFVGSKVFSYTGAVMTLPTGVSIIAENNYHRPDRALDYMNRMTRSFSFALPGSIYEVSPDYGMMSQAWNLYSYGVPIVTQFFGIQPEAHKKIIHLKPELPTDWNNVSIERVLVGTNELSVAYKKTGRSLIIQIDQVEKDWEIVFHIPFGEWKQLLVNGDDFPIKNSVATQGEKITIEIMK; the protein is encoded by the coding sequence ATGAAAACCAGTCTGTACATATCGTTTTTCTTTTTAGGTTGTATTTGTTTGAGTAGCTGTCAAACCTCCGAAAAAAAAGCGCTAAGTTCTCACGTACAAGATTGGCTGAGTCAAGATGGTAAGACTGAGTTTTTATCCACACCTTTTTTTGCAGCAGGAGATCGCGTTTATTTAGTAGGGCATCAGGATGGAACTTTCCCTGATTTAGGTTGGCATGTGGAAGGTGAAATGGGCGGTATATGGAATCATCCAATCAAATTGATGGATGGATTCAGTGCATCCATTACTACCGAAGGAGCTACCTACTGTCTGAATCAAGCAGACCAATTTATCAATTATCCTATTGCTAACAAACATCTCTTTCGAGTTGCCGTTCCCGGTATTTCCGTGGAGCGTTTTCAATTTGTACCAGATGGAAAAGAAGGAGTAGTGATCGAATTTTCGTTTCAAAATAACAGCGAAGACACACAATCCTTCCTATTTAATTTTACAGGCCATACAGACTTACAGCCAGTTTGGCTGGGAGAGCGAACAGGTATGATTGATAATGAAGATGAGTTAATTTTTGACAACAAACGGGGATCTTGGCTAGGTAAAGATCAGGGAAATGATTGGTATGTCTTATTTGGTGCTGATCATACAATCACCGATCATCAAGCGGGTATCCAAGACCCTTGTGGTTACCAACCAAAAGGGTCTGGAACTACTGGTATGCTTTCATACAACCTTGAGTTAAAAAAGGGGACACAACAAACCCTTCGATTTGTTGTGGCAGGTTCTTATACTTCACAAAAAGAAACAGAGCGCACCTTTGATGACTTAATGCAACATGCAGAAAAATATTTATTAGAAAAGAAAAAACACTACCAAGAAATTGCATCATTGGCCAAGATTTCTATTCCTGACAAAACTATCGAAGAGGCGTTTACGTGGGTGAAATTTAATACCGAATGGCTCGTACGGGAGGTGCCTGAAATCGGGAGAGGACTAGGTGCTGGAATGCCTGACTATCCTTGGTGGTTTGGCGTAGATAACGAATATACGCTTAAAGGAGCAATTGCTACCGGCAGGAAGGATCTAGTATATGCGACCATTGAATTGATTCATCAATTATCAGAAATCAATGGTAACGGCAGAATCATTCATGAAGTGAGTACAAACGGGGCAGTTTTCAACCCTGGTAATATTAATGAAACACCACAATTTGCCTCATTGATATGGTGGGTATACCGATGGACTGGTGACCGAGAGTTTCTCGCCACCTATTATCCAACGATCAAAAAAGGATTAACTTGGTTGATGGAGGAAAATGATCAGGATGGTAATCTTTTTCCTGACGGTTACGGCATGATGGAAATCCATGGCCTAGAATCTGAAATGATTGATGTGGCAGTGTACACCCAACAGGCTTTTGCAGATGCAGCGGCCATGGCAGCAGAGCTCGGTTATCAAGCAGACATGGCAGCTTATCAAACGCTCGCTGATACACTCAAAGAAAAAATAAATAGAGAGTTTTGGGTAGAAGATTTTAATGGATTTGCGGATTTTATAGGAACGACGGAAGAGGCTCTTCACCTGATCGATGCTGCAATTATTCGAGCAGACACCCTAAATAAACCATGGGCAATCGAAGAGTTGATGCAAACCAAAAAAAGAATATCAGCCTATCCTAAAGACAAAAAACAAGGCTTTGTAATTTTCCACAACTGGGTAGTCAACACACCTATGGAGATGGGTATTGCAGATCCTGATAAAGCCATCATAGCCTTGGATAAAGCGACTAGATTTGTCAATCCTTTCGGGGTCTTTGTCACAGGAATAGACCGCGATGATGCTGCTGCTTACGAAGATGGCTCTTTTGTTGGAAGCAAAGTCTTCTCATACACGGGAGCAGTCATGACCTTGCCGACAGGTGTATCCATCATTGCCGAAAATAACTATCATAGACCCGATCGAGCCTTGGATTATATGAATCGAATGACGCGATCATTTAGCTTTGCTTTACCGGGATCAATTTATGAAGTTTCCCCTGACTATGGCATGATGAGTCAAGCTTGGAATTTGTATAGTTATGGAGTTCCCATTGTTACCCAATTTTTTGGAATACAGCCTGAAGCACACAAAAAAATTATTCATCTCAAACCTGAGCTGCCAACAGACTGGAATAATGTTAGCATAGAGCGAGTGTTAGTGGGGACAAATGAGCTCTCGGTAGCATACAAAAAAACTGGACGGAGCCTAATTATCCAAATTGACCAAGTTGAAAAGGATTGGGAAATCGTTTTTCATATACCTTTTGGTGAATGGAAGCAACTTTTGGTAAATGGAGATGATTTTCCAATCAAAAACAGTGTTGCTACTCAAGGAGAAAAAATAACTATAGAGATAATGAAATAA